A region of Diospyros lotus cultivar Yz01 chromosome 3, ASM1463336v1, whole genome shotgun sequence DNA encodes the following proteins:
- the LOC127798428 gene encoding uncharacterized protein LOC127798428 isoform X1, producing MVGRRLISFLKRTPTSQLSSSSAESVAAQPTANDKSWGRRAVSGALICLTGGVALSALNDLAIYHGCSSKAMEKASKNQAIIDAIGEPIVRGPWYNASLAVAHKRHSVSCTFPVSGPHGTGIFQLKAVRNGDNWFSFLRARDWEILIMEALVHVPSNEEKRQTFRISVSDFFPPPVSEPCADCSSPAQAAAAAAGGSGEAAKSQTSC from the exons ATGGTCGGGAGGAGACTAATCTCCTTCCTGAAGCGAACTCCAACATCACAGCTCTCGAG CAGTTCGGCGGAGTCCGTAGCGGCGCAACCCACGGCTAATGACAAATCATGGGGTCGGAGGGCCGTTTCCGGCGCTTTGATATGTCTCACCGGGGGTGTTGCTTTGAGCGCTCTCAATGACCTTGCTATTTACCATGGTTGTAGCAG CAAAGCCATGGAGAAAGCGAGTAAAAACCAAGCAATTATAGACGCCATTGGTGAGCCTATTGTGAGAGGCCCTTGGTACAATGCATCACTAGCAGTTGCTCACAAGAGACATTCTGTATCTTGCACATTTCCTGTCTCTGGACCACACGGTACTGGAATCTTTCAGTTGAAGGCAGTTCGAAATGGAG ATAACTGGTTTTCGTTTTTACGAGCACGTGACTGGGAAATCCTCATCATGGAAGCTCTGGTCCATGTTCCCTCGAACGAAGAGAAGCGGCAAACATTCCGCATTAGCGTCTCGGACTTCTTCCCTCCCCCAGTTTCCGAGCCATGCGCGGATTGCAGTTCTCCAGCACAagctgcagcagcagcagcaggaggCTCTGGAGAAGCAGCCAAAAGCCAGACTAGTTGTTAG
- the LOC127798428 gene encoding uncharacterized protein LOC127798428 isoform X2, with translation MVGRRLISFLKRTPTSQLSSSAESVAAQPTANDKSWGRRAVSGALICLTGGVALSALNDLAIYHGCSSKAMEKASKNQAIIDAIGEPIVRGPWYNASLAVAHKRHSVSCTFPVSGPHGTGIFQLKAVRNGDNWFSFLRARDWEILIMEALVHVPSNEEKRQTFRISVSDFFPPPVSEPCADCSSPAQAAAAAAGGSGEAAKSQTSC, from the exons ATGGTCGGGAGGAGACTAATCTCCTTCCTGAAGCGAACTCCAACATCACAGCTCTCGAG TTCGGCGGAGTCCGTAGCGGCGCAACCCACGGCTAATGACAAATCATGGGGTCGGAGGGCCGTTTCCGGCGCTTTGATATGTCTCACCGGGGGTGTTGCTTTGAGCGCTCTCAATGACCTTGCTATTTACCATGGTTGTAGCAG CAAAGCCATGGAGAAAGCGAGTAAAAACCAAGCAATTATAGACGCCATTGGTGAGCCTATTGTGAGAGGCCCTTGGTACAATGCATCACTAGCAGTTGCTCACAAGAGACATTCTGTATCTTGCACATTTCCTGTCTCTGGACCACACGGTACTGGAATCTTTCAGTTGAAGGCAGTTCGAAATGGAG ATAACTGGTTTTCGTTTTTACGAGCACGTGACTGGGAAATCCTCATCATGGAAGCTCTGGTCCATGTTCCCTCGAACGAAGAGAAGCGGCAAACATTCCGCATTAGCGTCTCGGACTTCTTCCCTCCCCCAGTTTCCGAGCCATGCGCGGATTGCAGTTCTCCAGCACAagctgcagcagcagcagcaggaggCTCTGGAGAAGCAGCCAAAAGCCAGACTAGTTGTTAG